One window of the Leishmania mexicana MHOM/GT/2001/U1103 complete genome, chromosome 11 genome contains the following:
- a CDS encoding putative DNA ligase: MALSTLDILEHRLQAAGLGGTTSTAPTPKSRAAPSATGNYSAADKADQLKWFSSSVDAPFFISPKHDGVRLISYVPPTSPTEPPSPQQASSTTKKTGATTGESPPLMTCYSRYGRPIYGLFWIEEELRLLRALCGDASLIIDGELYLHQTDMDAPRASRGGRPDAPDGRKKNPARRALPSSDADGANNFNTGFLAVSALVNRCRSSTCQCASEEGVLKYVPSLPRFCVFDVPSYSPSANPLAPPTRDAPTALSAASRLHIVAKASVKDDGDSQQVLAELQRVRSDVTDALRLNDVEQLRIVPNVTPFSQRLRTMHYLFELLSRAMESPVLRQHFCPTSARMCAAPTTRSIRGCRKHTSTAAQAQQPHSGIGQHHGGHFVSRIPYQLVKSLEDTTQRVLPVYLDAGYEGAVIRAPVNTYDFKEKTKGTLAALVAPLLRAAETTKTRRGRHLRGTNTGAGEASGRRARNRAAMLLSLNTRPVLGAATPLMVHAYRGNAPCCEPMQPISPSDAGLTDAELDVLDVVAVGRRAILQGAKLPLRSMTAVKVLTYHDREYPILRPLLKEPSKNPRTRELVSIPRSHVRALGYPIKPSADTALSDDNGATTLTPATPPGEKKATKRKNHPTTSGEGSTVFYGLQCLAENGLVFNVSLPKMTLAQQKTLLQHLLSAGRDAMRDGREAASPTMNTHHNKKSKAKAPYGGATHAGASKIVSLTGLYATVKFSTLTEHGLPRFGSVKAIRGGKGWFI; encoded by the coding sequence ATGGCCCTCAGTACCCTCGACATACTGGAGCATCGCCTCCAGGCAGCTGGGCTGGGTGGCACAACCAGCACCGCTCCCACTCCCAAGTCGCGTGCGGCACCGAGCGCCACCGGCAACTACAGTGCGGCAGACAAGGCGGATCAGCTCAAATGGTTCAGCAGCAGTGTCGACGCCCCATTCTTCATCTCCCCCAAGCACGACGGTGTGCGCCTCATCTCGTACGTCCCTCCAACAAGTCCAACAGAGCCCCCATCTCCGCAGCAAGCATCAAGCACAACCAAGAAGACCGGTGCCACCACAGGCGAGTCGCCACCGTTGATGACGTGCTACTCGCGCTACGGACGTCCCATCTACGGTCTCTTCTGGATTgaagaggagctgcgcctcctgcgggCCCTCTGCGGCGACGCCTCCCTCATCATCGATGGGGAGCTGTACCTGCACCAGACCGACATGGACGCCCCACGAGCGAGCCGGGGAGGCCGGCCTGACGCCCCTGATGGTAGGAAGAAAAATCCAGCTAGAAGGGCGCTGCCGTCTTCCGATGCTGACGGAGCCAACAACTTCAATACGGGCTTTCTCGCCGTCTCTGCCCTCGTCAATAGATGCCGCAGCTCCACCTGCCAGTGCGCGAGCGAGGAAGGTGTCCTGAAGTACgtcccctccctgcctcgCTTCTGCGTCTTCGATGTTCCCTCCTACAGCCCGTCCGCCAATCCACTGGCACCCCCCACCCGCGATGCGCCGACCGCCCTCTCGGCAGCGTCACGTCTTCACATTGTGGCCAAAGCCTCCGTGAAGGATGATGGAGACTCTCAGCAAGTCTTGGCAGAGTTGCAGCGCGTCCGCAGCGACGTTACCGATGCACTTCGACTCAACGATGTGGAGCAGCTTCGCATCGTTCCGAACGTAACACCCTTCTCGCAGCGACTCCGCACCATGCACTACCTCTTCGAGCTGCTCTCACGCGCCATGGAgtcgccggtgctgcggcagcacttCTGCCCGACATcggcgcgcatgtgcgccgcACCGACAACACGCTCCATCCGCGGCTGTCGGAAGCACACATCCACGGCAGCACAAGCGCAGCAACCACATAGCGGAATCGGTCAGCACCACGGCGGTCACTTTGTGTCTCGCATCCCGTATCAGCTCGTGAAGTCTCTCGAAGACACCACGCAGCGGGTCCTGCCCGTGTACCTTGACGCGGGCTACGAAGGCGCCGTCATCCGCGCCCCGGTGAACACGTACGACTTCAAGGAAAAGACGAAGGGCACGCTGGCGGCACTCGTCGCTCCACTTCTGCGGGCCGCTGAGACGACGAAGACTCGTCGAGGTCGGCACCTGCGTGGGACAAACACCGGTGCAGGTGAAGCAAGTGGTCGAAGAGCTCGAAACCGCGCCGCCATGCTACTCTCCCTAAACACCAGACCTGTATTAGGTGCGGCCACACCGCTGATGGTACACGCGTACAGGGGCAATGCTCCCTGTTGTGAGCCAATGCAACCCATCTCGCCGTCCGATGCCGGTCTCACTGATGCCGAGCTGGATGTCCTGGACGTCGTGGCCGTGGGCCGGCGGGCGATCTTGCAAGGTGCaaagctgccgctgcgctcgaTGACCGCTGTCAAGGTACTCACATACCACGATCGCGAGTATCCCATCCTTCGCCCGCTGCTAAAAGAGCCATCGAAGAACCCCAGAACGCGGGAGCTGGTGTCCATCCCACGCTCACACGTGCGTGCTCTCGGGTACCCCATAAAGCCAAGCGCCGACACGGCACTCAGCGACGACAACGGGGCGACGACGCTGACTCCGGCCACCCCACCGGGTgagaagaaggcgacgaagaggaagaatCATCCCACCACTTCCGGCGAAGGTTCGACTGTCTTCTACGGACTTCAGTGCTTGGCTGAGAACGGACTCGTCTTCAACGTTTCCCTGCCAAAGATGACCCTCGCTCAACAGAAgacactgctgcagcacctcctgaGCGCGGGGCGCGACGCGATGCGGGACGGCAGGGAGGCCGCATCTCCCACCATGAATACCCATCATAACAAGAAGTCGAAGGCCAAGGCGCCGTATGGAGGGGCTACACACGCGGGCGCCTCTAAGATCGTCTCCCTCACAGGGCTCTACGCGACAGTGAAGTTCAGCACCCTGACCGAGCACGGCCTGCCTCGCTTTGGCAGCGTCAAGGCCATTCGCGGGGGTAAAGGATGGTTCATATGA
- a CDS encoding putative pumilio-repeat, RNA-binding protein codes for MGKKAEFARSRFKEVRQKREERMQRSRTERDRRHGVDKWERKIDKVVVQRPLPNEAQQALLLAQFAQACRLVAPSTDMCVLMRHYAKVAEGAEQKSTSTTMVTTSAPSTKPATLKRKRNEEEEAPAAGAAFLNTVADALLQTQNAPAVIEEAAVSAKDGENALDDDDDDTVTVLQDILQDDSGRRVVATLLASLNAVHSSKCEAVAKAVLEQFEENEHFPQHHVACRVMSALVQFGSDPTRQGVLNLLRQRSTTIEGVERLLSDRHTAGTIEQLLKSYGRETAAWLCEVLSLSTPVTSSSAAEAGGRKKKAAKQRDAAAEETASGERITTEKLMELVNGPVSGQVLLQLLHTDARRELLKRLPIAELLQSKRGTAFLTQLLTLTASVATGEGDESREAEAVALFSDVLERLGNDLGEMAIDKRANFVVQALIQLLPAMGAQSAKQLDRLERGLGGAAGISALVAHGNGVHVVLSLIDAALKLPLESAVEGLAEQLVTRHNVTDLLYHKHGSLVVRRLMPLISRKASKVGRLLQGMVEQDFSNLVYTEAGNLVVTAYLTALGKSGASLLAQKLSGGEDLLSMCRSPYASHVVFTLFDLVDPTTHTLLCNALKAHVLPLSTHVNGRFIVEKLISASRDVREIVSRQFLSLAQERGTQHVLCALLARMDARGKQACVEKTIMPNLTALATHQCGSIVLQKLMQAEPAVLSAVRQRLSANSLVRNDLAQNFFGKFVVQIAQQPEQDQPQ; via the coding sequence ATGGGCAAGAAGGCGGAGTTCGCCCGATCCCGCTTCAAGGAGGTGCGGCAGAAGCGCGAAGAGCGCATGCAGCGCTCTCGAACGGAGCGGGACCGGCGCCATGGCGTCGACAAGTGGGAGCGCAAGATCGACAAAGTTGTTGTCCAACGACCCCTCCCCAACGAAGCCCAGCAAGCACTTCTCCTTGCTCAGTTTGCGCAAGCGTGCCGACTGGTCGCTCCCAGCACGGACATGTGCGTCCTCATGCGTCACTACGCCAAGGTAGCGGAGGGAGCGGAGCAGAAGAGTacgtcgacgacgatggTGACTACAAGTGCGCCATCGACCAAGCCAGCCACGCTCAAGCGCAAGCGtaacgaggaggaggaggcacccgctgcaggcgccgccTTTCTCAACACCGTTGCAGATGCGCTTCTGCAAACCCAGAACGCACCGGCAGTCATAGAAGAAGCCGCGGTCAGCGCGAAGGACGGAGAGAACGCTctggacgacgacgacgacgacacagTGACGGTGTTGCAGGACATCCTGCAGGATgacagcggccgccgtgtGGTCGCCACCCTTCTGGCCTCCTTGAACGCGGTGCACAGCAGCAAGTGCGAGGCGGTAGCCAAGGCCGTGCTGGAGCAATTCGAAGAGAATGAGCATTTCCCTCAGCACCATGTGGCGTGTCGTGTCATGAGCGCCCTCGTGCAGTTTGGCTCAGATCCGACGCGGCAGGGTGTTCTGAAcctcctgcgccagcgcagcacaacCATCGAGGGTGTGGAGCGCTTGCTCTCTGACCGCCACACCGCCGGCACCATCGAGCAGCTCCTAAAGAGCTACGGCAGGGAAACCGCTGCCTGGCTCTGCGAggtgctctccctctccacccccgtcacctcgtcctctgcTGCAGAAGCCGGGGgcaggaaaaagaaagccGCCAagcagcgcgacgcggccgctGAGGAGACGGCGTCTGGCGAGCGCATCACCACCGAGAAGCTCATGGAACTCGTTAACGGTCCGGTGTCTGGTCAGGTGCTtcttcagctgctccacaCCGACGCCCGTcgcgagctgctgaagcgcctGCCTATCGCTGAACTCCTCCAGTCCAAGCGCGGCACCGCGTTCCTCACGCAGTTGTTGACGCTGACGGCCTCCGTCGCCACAGGTGAGGGCGACGAGagcagagaggcagaggcggtggctcTCTTTAGCGACGTACTGGAGCGTCTCGGGAATGACCTGGGCGAAATGGCCATCGACAAGCGTGCGAACTTCGTTGTTCAGGCGCTGATCCAACTTCTGCCGGCCATGGGGGCTCAGAGCGCGAAGCAGCTGGACCGCCTGGAGCGCGGGCtgggaggcgctgccggtATCTCTGCTTTGGTGGCGCACGGCAACGGCGTGCACGTCGTCCTGTCCCTCATCGACGCTGCCCTGAAGCTTCCTTTGGAGTCTGCGGTGGAGGGgctggcggagcagctggtCACGCGGCACAATGTCACGGACCTTCTGTACCACAAGCACGGCAGCCTCGTGGTGCGTCGCCTCATGCCTCTCATCTCCCGCAAGGCCTCCAAGGTGGGCCGCCTTCTGCAGGGCATGGTGGAGCAGGACTTTTCGAACCTAGTGTACACGGAGGCCGGCAACTTGGTCGTCACGGCCTATCTCACTGCACTCGGCAAGTCGGGCGCGTCGTTGCTGGCGCAGAAGCTGTCCGGTGGAGAGGACCTGCTCTCGATGTGCCGCAGCCCGTACGCATCACACGTGGTGTTCACTTTGTTTGACCTGGTGGACCCCACAACGCACACACTTCTGTGCAACGCGCTAAAGGCGCACGTCCTGCCCCTGTCGACACACGTGAACGGCCGCTTCATTGTGGAGAAGCTGATCTCCGCCAGCCGCGATGTGCGCGAGATCGTGTCGCGCCAGTTTCTCTCCTTAGCCCAGGAGCGAGGCACGCAGCATGTGCTCTGCGCATTGCTGGCCAGAATGGATGCCCGTGGCAAgcaggcgtgcgtggagAAGACGATCATGCCCAACCTCACCGCCCTCGCCACCCACCAGTGCGGTTCGATTGTGCTGCAGAAGTTGATGCAAGCGGagccggcggtgctgtcagcggtgcggcagcgtctcTCCGCAAACTCACTGGTGCGCAACGACTTGGCGCAGAACTTCTTTGGCAAATTTGTGGTGCAGATTGCGCAGCAACCGGAACAGGACCAACCCCAGTAG
- a CDS encoding tetratricopeptide repeat (TPR) protein, translating to MPPKGQSKSSAKAQRAKAKKERQLLEARMRECHEKCAEARGYLEPTGRSAEPNFTKAKTALDAAIEAYDASSLAFFLLGQWNRMQGMYKEAIEWYSHALDLEPTNVQALEWRANTFQTLDDYLHAIEDNTSIISLDPENDHAYNMRGLCVLQSSVPGLRLRSVHFESCVRDFSAAIRLNEANYHAMANLGKAYEVQGHLEKAIEWYGKALDSSESYGYARLRRGCTALRMAERSILRREEREGSSDRDAPEASADAAKAVHGSSTQHMAEAASSTNSRIPGGATTLEEVKAKVRQQIEEEEEAQKAAKLLRLADGDFNMLLDRSPEANILTADATVLLNIGICALLSKNINRAEEHLKLAQEIVAKRPGLVEEGGAPPLENMDTFNSVLAIRLNELQNLKDMARSAA from the coding sequence ATGCCTCCGAAAGGTCAGTCCAAGTCCTCGGCAAAGGCTCAGAGGGCAAAAGCCAAGAAGGAAAGGCAGCTGCTCGAGGCGCGTATGAGGGAGTGCCATGAAAAATGTGCTGAGGCCCGAGGATATCTAGAACCGACGGGTCGTAGCGCGGAGCCGAACTTCACCAAGGCCAAGACGGCACTGGATGCTGCCATTGAGGCATACGACGCAAGCTCGCTTGCGTTCTTCCTGCTCGGGCAGTGGAACCGAATGCAGGGAATGTACAAGGAAGCGATCGAGTGGTACTCTCACGCCCTGGACTTGGAACCAACAAACGTGCAAGCTCTTGAATGGCGCGCGAACACCTTCCAAACCTTGGACGATTACCTGCACGCCATCGAAGACAATACTAGCATTATCTCGCTAGATCCAGAAAACGATCATGCGTACAACATGCGCGGTCTTTGTGTTCTGCAGAGCAGTGTACCGGGGTTGCGCTTGCGCTCCGTTCATTTTGAGTCCTGCGTGCGTGACTTTAGCGCCGCGATCCGCCTCAACGAGGCGAACTACCACGCCATGGCAAACTTGGGCAAGGCGTACGAGGTTCAAGGCCACTTGGAGAAGGCGATCGAGTGGTACGGAAAGGCGCTCGACAGTAGTGAAAGCTATGGCTACGCGAGGCTTCGCCGTGGGTGCACAGCGTTGCGCATGGCGGAGAGGTCCATTCTGcggcgagaggagagggaagggagtTCTGACAGGGACGCGCCGGAGGCATCTGCCGACGCGGCGAAGGCAGTGCATGGGAGCTCAACTCAACACATGGCAGAAGCGGCCTCCTCGACTAATAGTCGAATCCCTGGGGGCGCGACAACTctcgaggaggtgaaggccAAGGTACGCCAGCAAattgaggaggaggaggaagcgcaGAAGGCAGCGAAGTTGTTGAGGCTGGCTGATGGGGATTTCAATATGTTGCTAGACCGCAGCCCGGAGGCGAATATACTCACGGCGGATGCGACCGTGCTGCTGAACATCGGCATTTGCGCACTTTTGAGCAAGAACATCAACAGGGCAGAGGAGCATCTGAAGCTCGCTCAGGAGATCGTGGCAAAGAGACCGGGCCTcgtcgaggaggggggagcgccgccgctcgaaAACATGGACACCTTCAACAGTGTACTGGCTATTCGGTTAAATGAGCTGCAGAACTTGAAAGACATGGCGAGATCCGCGGCATGA